A genomic region of Oryza glaberrima chromosome 1, OglaRS2, whole genome shotgun sequence contains the following coding sequences:
- the LOC127760614 gene encoding uncharacterized protein LOC127760614, giving the protein MKCLPVAFNLALVFVLAIPLLLEARPLASGDQDDKNLPVLTTVTAEETTQVMVDYLDLNGSSSDGEDDEAAQGSPPDAALRRPARTPPSPQGRYPPQHQQKPAACSGGPAGVVGGRRPSAPPAPRGRSPPHWVRSSDQQGPWLLDVFHRLLCALTGLTGQTG; this is encoded by the exons ATGAAGTGTTTACCGGTTGCTTTCAATCTTGCTCTCGTGTTCGTTCTGGCCATTCCATTACTCCTCGAAGCTCGACCACTTGCTAGTG GTGATCAAGATGATAAAAATCTCCCTGTACTTACCACAGTCACAGCAGAGGAAACCACGCAGGTTATGGTGGACTACTTGGACCTAAACGGAAGCAGTAGTGACGGTGAGGACGACGAAGCTgcccaaggatcgccgccggaCGCGGCGTTGCGCCGGCCggcgcgcacgccgccgtcgccgcagggGCGTTACCCGCCTCAGCATCAGCAGAAGCCGGCGGCCTGTAGTGGTGGCCCAGCTGGGGTTGTAGGCGGGCGCAGGCCGTCTGCTCCACCGGCGCCCCGTGGACGGAGCCCGCCGCATTGGGTCCGGTCAAGTGATCAGCAAGGCCCATGGCTGCTCGACGTATTCCACCGCCTGCTCTGTGCGTTAACCGGGCTGACAGGTCAGACAGGTTAG
- the LOC127765012 gene encoding mitogen-activated protein kinase kinase kinase 17-like yields the protein MAIAVSGRWTRLRTLGRGASGAVVSLAEDGASGELFAVKTAAAAEAAMLRRERGMMSGLSSPHVVPCIGGGDGPDGSYNLFLEFAPGGSLANEVARDGGRLEERAIRVYAADVLRGLTYLHGMSLVHGDVKADNIVIGVDGLAKLADFGCAKTMDSERPVGGTPAFMAPEVARGEEQGPAADVWALGCTVIEMATGRAPWSDMDDVLAAVHRIGYTDAVPEVPVWLSAEAKDFLAMCFERNAGDRSTAAQLLEHPFVAFACHEVKAAQPKPRWVSPKSTLDAAFWESETDDEEEVDEITESLCDRIKSLACPVSALPDWDSDEGWIDLLGEQCEACDSEAARESIDVARSAPSKVSSAATVPAAEVVLVGGGCCPSNEADAFDQSIGGDIQAADRSIERRNKVCAGSDNDVLPFRLLCNGICAMEFFQFFTNLAVLLCLIPSVPTMFSSNCELRPCLEQKLSPYAPRNISIQLYYVSNHAIINN from the coding sequence ATGGCGATCGCCGTGAGCGGGCGCTGGACGCGGCTGCGGACGCTGGGCCGTGGCGCGTCGGGCGCCGTGGTGTCGCTGGCGGAGGACGGCGCGTCGGGGGAGCTGTTCGCGGTCAagaccgcggccgcggcggaggcggcgatgctgaggagggagcgggggatGATGTCTGGGCTGTCCTCGCCACACGTCGTGCcctgcatcggcggcggcgatggccccGACGGGTCATACAATCTCTTCCTTGAGTTCGCCCCCGGGGGATCGCTCGCCAACGAGGTTGCCAGGGATGGGGGACGCCTCGAGGAGCGCGCGATCAGGGTGTACGCGGCGGATGTCCTGCGCGGGCTGACGTACCTCCACGGGATGTCGCTCGTACACGGGGATGTCAAGGCGGACAACATAGTGATCGGTGTCGACGGGCTCGCCAAGCTCGCCGACTTCGGGTGTGCGAAAACCATGGATTCGGAGCGGCCGGTCGGCGGCACACCTGCGTTCATGGCGCCGGAGGTTGCCCGCGGGGAGGAGCAGGGGCCAGCGGCAGACGTTTGGGCTCTTGGCTGCACGGTCATCGAGATGGCCACCGGGCGCGCGCCGTGGAGCGACATGGacgacgtcctcgccgccgtccaccggaTTGGGTACACGGACGCCGTGCCGGAGGTGCCGGTTTGGCTGTCCGCAGAGGCGAAGGACTTCTTGGCCATGTGTTTTGAGAGAAACGCCGGCGACCGGAGCACCGCGGCACAGCTCTTGGAGCATCCGTTCGTGGCATTCGCCTGCCACGAAGTCAAGGCCGCGCAGCCGAAGCCCAGGTGGGTCTCTCCGAAGAGCACACTGGACGCCGCATTCTGGGAGTCGGAgaccgacgacgaggaggaggtcgacgagaTAACAGAGAGCCTCTGCGATAGGATCAAGTCATTGGCGTGCCCTGTTTCGGCCTTGCCGGATTGGGACTCCGACGAAGGCTGGATCGATCTGCTCGGCGAGCAGTGCGAGGCTTGCGATTCGGAAGCGGCCAGGGAATCGATTGATGTGGCGCGTAGCGCGCCAAGCAAAGTGTCCAGCGCGGCGACGGTGCCAGCTGCTGAAGTGGTgcttgtcggcggcggctgctgtcCAAGCAATGAAGCGGACGCTTTCGATCAGTCAATCGGTGGCGATATCCAAGCCGCTGATCGTTCAATCGAGCGTCGGAATAAAGTCTGCGCTGGTTCAGACAATGATGTACTTCCATTTCGATTACTATGTAACGGAATTTGTGCAATGGAATTCTTTCAGTTTTTCACAAATCTTGCTGTGCTGTTATGTTTGATTCCCTCCGTTCCCACTATGTTTTCGTCAAATTGTGAGCTACGCCCATGCCTAGAGCAAAAGCTCAGTCCATACGCACCACGAAATATTTCTATTCAACTTTATTACGTAAGTAACCACGCAATAATAAACAACTAA